The following proteins are co-located in the Leptotrichia trevisanii DSM 22070 genome:
- a CDS encoding glycosyltransferase family 9 protein: MKILIIHTAFIGDIVLSTPLIQRLKDMYPNSEIDYLTLPTNQSVITNNPNLHEILLYDKKGKDKGIKGFLRVLKILRQKKYDYAVIPHRFIKSILLAKLAKIPNIVGFDVATGSFLLNKKVHYDMKKHEVERLLDLVEYKEEKIPIRIYPAKENFIKIDKILENHGYLGNEGQKLILIAPGSQRAEKMWPIEKYHEVIEKLKKNKNYFIGITGSKAEKELPLNFENDKNVIDFRGEINLVEFGALISKADIVVGNDSSPVHIASGFEKPFVIGIFGPGKRALGFFPWTEKSNVIEDNEFYENNIVTIPKNQHKYKKDYYRGIPLISVDRVYNEIMKQI; this comes from the coding sequence ATGAAAATATTGATAATACATACGGCGTTTATAGGAGATATTGTACTGTCTACACCATTGATACAAAGGCTAAAGGATATGTACCCAAATTCTGAGATAGATTATCTGACATTGCCAACAAATCAAAGTGTGATAACCAATAATCCTAATTTACACGAAATACTGCTTTATGATAAAAAAGGGAAAGACAAAGGAATAAAGGGATTTTTGAGGGTATTAAAAATTTTAAGGCAAAAAAAATATGACTATGCCGTGATACCGCATAGATTTATAAAATCAATATTGCTTGCAAAACTGGCAAAAATTCCCAATATTGTTGGTTTTGATGTAGCAACAGGCTCATTTCTGCTAAATAAGAAGGTTCATTATGATATGAAAAAGCATGAAGTGGAAAGATTGCTTGATTTGGTTGAATACAAAGAGGAAAAAATTCCGATTAGAATTTATCCTGCAAAGGAGAATTTTATTAAAATTGATAAAATTCTGGAAAATCATGGATATTTGGGGAATGAAGGACAAAAGTTGATATTAATTGCACCGGGCAGCCAAAGGGCTGAAAAAATGTGGCCAATAGAAAAATATCATGAGGTTATTGAAAAATTGAAAAAAAATAAAAATTATTTTATTGGAATAACTGGCTCAAAAGCTGAAAAGGAACTGCCCCTAAATTTTGAAAATGATAAAAATGTGATTGATTTTCGTGGGGAAATTAATCTTGTAGAATTTGGAGCATTGATTTCAAAGGCTGATATCGTTGTAGGAAATGACAGTTCCCCAGTTCATATTGCGAGCGGATTTGAAAAGCCATTTGTAATTGGGATTTTTGGGCCGGGAAAACGGGCTTTGGGATTTTTTCCCTGGACTGAAAAAAGCAATGTTATTGAGGACAATGAGTTTTATGAAAATAATATTGTAACCATTCCCAAAAATCAGCACAAATATAAAAAGGACTATTATAGAGGGATACCTTTAATTAGTGTAGATAGAGTTTATAATGAAATTATGAAACAAATTTAG
- a CDS encoding sodium ion-translocating decarboxylase subunit beta: MELLKILYGTTGLSMITVKQIIMIIIALTLLYLAIKKQYEPYLLLPISFGMLLANLPAMANEGLMEKGGLLCYLYQGVKLGIYPPMIFLAIGASTDFGPLIANPKSLLLGAAAQFGIFVAFIGAILLGLTGREAASIGIIGGADGPTAIYTATKLAPHLLGSIAIAAYSYMALVPVIQPPIIKLLTTKKERMVEMTQLRFVSQREKIIFPIAVTIIVILLVPSSAPLIGMLMLGNLIKEAGIVSNLVEHVRGALLYCITIVLGMTVGATANAETFLSIKTINIIILGLIAFSFGTVGGVIFGKIMYKLTKGKVNPMIGAAGVSAVPMAARVVQKIGQQENPKNFLLMHAMGPNIAGVIGSAVAAGVLLIIFK; encoded by the coding sequence ATGGAATTACTAAAAATTCTTTACGGAACAACAGGATTATCAATGATAACTGTAAAACAGATTATTATGATAATAATAGCCTTAACTCTATTATATCTGGCAATAAAAAAACAATATGAACCATATTTGCTGCTTCCAATTTCTTTTGGAATGCTGCTGGCAAACTTACCTGCCATGGCAAATGAAGGACTTATGGAAAAGGGCGGACTCCTGTGTTATCTTTATCAGGGAGTAAAATTAGGAATTTATCCACCAATGATATTTCTGGCAATCGGAGCAAGTACAGACTTTGGGCCACTTATTGCAAATCCAAAAAGTTTGTTACTGGGAGCCGCTGCACAATTTGGAATTTTTGTGGCATTCATAGGAGCGATTTTACTCGGATTAACTGGACGAGAAGCAGCTTCAATCGGGATTATTGGAGGAGCAGACGGGCCTACCGCCATTTATACCGCAACAAAATTAGCCCCTCATTTACTAGGTTCCATCGCTATTGCAGCCTATTCCTACATGGCTCTGGTTCCTGTTATCCAGCCACCAATTATAAAACTTTTGACAACAAAAAAGGAAAGAATGGTGGAAATGACACAACTGCGATTTGTAAGCCAGCGTGAAAAGATTATTTTTCCAATAGCGGTAACAATTATCGTAATTCTTTTAGTTCCATCATCAGCACCGTTAATTGGAATGCTAATGCTGGGAAATCTTATAAAGGAAGCTGGAATTGTTTCAAATTTAGTTGAACATGTGCGAGGGGCATTACTTTACTGTATCACAATCGTACTGGGAATGACAGTTGGAGCAACAGCCAATGCAGAAACTTTCTTAAGTATTAAGACAATAAATATTATTATTTTAGGACTAATTGCATTTTCCTTTGGAACAGTTGGAGGAGTAATATTTGGAAAAATAATGTATAAACTTACGAAAGGAAAAGTAAACCCAATGATTGGAGCGGCTGGAGTTTCCGCAGTACCAATGGCAGCAAGAGTTGTGCAAAAAATAGGACAACAGGAAAATCCAAAAAACTTTCTGCTAATGCACGCAATGGGGCCAAATATAGCTGGTGTAATCGGTTCAGCAGTTGCAGCAGGAGTTCTTTTAATCATATTTAAATAA
- a CDS encoding biotin/lipoyl-containing protein has protein sequence MIKLYKIRIGEKVYEVEVEAVSEKEGSIATSKDVKNEPEEKMDEHNSAQNNISNSSENGEAINAPMQGLIVDVKVEAGQKVKAGDEIVILEAMKMENPIVASKDGTVLAVKVSKGSTVNTGDTLIILS, from the coding sequence ATGATTAAATTATACAAAATTAGAATTGGAGAGAAAGTTTATGAAGTGGAAGTGGAAGCCGTTTCAGAAAAAGAGGGTTCTATTGCAACTTCAAAAGATGTAAAAAATGAACCAGAGGAAAAAATGGATGAACATAATTCAGCCCAAAACAATATTAGCAATTCCAGTGAAAATGGTGAAGCTATAAATGCACCTATGCAGGGACTTATTGTTGATGTAAAAGTTGAAGCTGGACAAAAGGTAAAAGCTGGGGACGAAATTGTCATTCTGGAAGCCATGAAAATGGAAAATCCCATTGTGGCATCAAAGGATGGTACAGTCCTTGCGGTTAAAGTATCAAAGGGAAGCACTGTAAATACTGGTGATACTTTAATAATATTATCATAA
- a CDS encoding OadG family protein: MKSILFGNSAVSIGDAVYITVVSMLIVFFILFLISFVLSFFKYFSNSEQLNQDVINKKTNDNKTFQNSEKLDSKRIVNEKKFSLEKIKDETMLAAMMAALIEAAGENENCCIRVKSVKEIK; this comes from the coding sequence ATGAAAAGTATTTTATTTGGGAATTCGGCCGTGTCAATCGGAGATGCTGTTTATATTACTGTTGTAAGTATGCTAATCGTTTTTTTCATATTGTTTTTAATTTCATTTGTACTGTCGTTTTTTAAATATTTTTCAAATTCTGAACAATTAAATCAGGATGTTATAAATAAAAAAACAAACGACAACAAAACTTTTCAAAATTCAGAAAAACTTGACTCAAAAAGAATTGTTAATGAAAAAAAATTCAGTCTGGAAAAAATAAAAGATGAAACTATGCTGGCAGCAATGATGGCGGCTCTGATTGAAGCGGCTGGAGAAAATGAAAACTGCTGTATAAGAGTAAAAAGCGTAAAAGAAATCAAGTAA
- a CDS encoding oxaloacetate decarboxylase subunit alpha — protein sequence MGKVKITETSLRDGHQSLMATRMTTAEMLPIIETMDKIGYHAMEVWGGATYDAAIRFLHEDPWERLREIRKRAKNTKLQMLLRGQNLLGYRHYADDIVDKFVELSIKNGIDIIRTFDALNDTRNIRKASESTKKYGGHSQLAICYTISPVHTIEYYKKLALEMQNMGADSIAIKDMSGILLPNVAYILVSELKSILNIPLELHTHSTAGLAEMSIIEAIDAGVDIVDTAISPFGGGTSQPCTEPLVRTLQGTEYDTELNLELLKEVAEYFKPIRKKYIDNGILNPKALGVEPNIVEYQLPGGMLSNLLSQLKSQGAEEKYEDVLREIPRVRKDMGYPPLVTPMSQMVGTQSVMNILTGKKYHMIPKEIKDYVKGMYGKSPVPISEEIKKTVIGEEDLFNGRPADLLKDEYDTMKAEIGDLAKSEEDVLTYACFPQIAKGYLKEKYSEKKDKETKIENKEEVKIQNINVIF from the coding sequence ATGGGGAAAGTAAAAATAACGGAAACATCACTAAGGGACGGACATCAGTCACTTATGGCAACGAGAATGACTACCGCCGAAATGCTTCCAATAATAGAAACTATGGATAAAATCGGGTATCACGCAATGGAAGTCTGGGGTGGTGCAACTTATGATGCAGCAATCAGATTTTTACACGAAGATCCTTGGGAAAGATTGAGGGAAATTAGGAAAAGGGCTAAAAATACGAAGCTGCAAATGTTATTAAGAGGGCAGAATTTGCTGGGGTATCGGCATTATGCAGACGATATTGTGGACAAGTTTGTGGAACTTTCTATAAAAAATGGTATTGATATTATTAGGACATTTGATGCTTTGAATGATACAAGAAATATTAGAAAAGCGTCAGAAAGTACTAAAAAATATGGAGGACACAGCCAGCTTGCGATTTGCTACACAATAAGCCCTGTTCACACGATAGAATATTACAAAAAACTGGCACTTGAAATGCAGAACATGGGGGCGGATTCCATCGCTATAAAGGATATGTCTGGAATTTTATTACCTAATGTGGCATATATATTAGTGAGCGAATTAAAGAGTATTTTGAATATTCCGCTTGAACTTCACACACATTCTACGGCGGGACTTGCTGAAATGAGCATAATAGAAGCCATTGACGCAGGGGTGGATATTGTTGATACTGCTATTTCTCCATTTGGGGGAGGAACTTCACAGCCGTGTACAGAACCACTTGTAAGAACATTGCAAGGTACAGAATACGATACTGAATTAAATCTGGAACTTTTAAAGGAAGTGGCAGAATATTTTAAACCGATAAGAAAAAAATACATTGATAACGGGATATTAAACCCAAAGGCTTTGGGAGTAGAGCCAAATATCGTGGAGTATCAGCTGCCAGGAGGTATGCTTTCAAACTTGCTGTCGCAACTGAAATCACAAGGGGCAGAAGAAAAATATGAGGACGTACTTCGTGAAATTCCAAGAGTCCGAAAGGATATGGGTTATCCACCACTTGTAACTCCAATGAGCCAGATGGTTGGAACCCAGTCAGTTATGAATATTTTGACAGGGAAAAAATATCATATGATTCCTAAGGAAATAAAGGATTATGTAAAAGGGATGTACGGAAAATCTCCTGTTCCAATTTCTGAAGAAATTAAAAAAACTGTAATTGGGGAGGAAGATCTATTTAATGGACGTCCTGCTGATTTATTAAAAGATGAATATGACACAATGAAAGCTGAAATTGGAGATTTGGCAAAATCTGAGGAGGATGTGCTGACTTATGCTTGTTTTCCTCAAATTGCCAAAGGTTATTTAAAAGAAAAATATTCTGAAAAAAAAGATAAAGAAACTAAAATAGAGAATAAAGAGGAGGTGAAAATTCAAAATATTAACGTAATTTTTTAA
- the pckA gene encoding phosphoenolpyruvate carboxykinase (ATP), whose amino-acid sequence MKKLTKDLEKLGIVNVAEIHRNLTPSELIEHALKRGEGTLSDTGALVVTTGKYTGRSPKDKYIVDTAGIHDKIAWGNVNKPIEKEKFNSIYNKLIAYLQNREIFIFDGMAGADPTCRRKFRIINERASQNLFIHQLLIRPTEEELNDYGHADFTIIAAPGFKCNAKIDGINSSAAIIINYEARVGIICGTEYSGEIKKSVFSIMNFVMPEIDVLPMHCSANMDPRTGQTAVFFGLSGTGKTTLSTDPNRKLIGDDEHGWSDHSIFNFEGGCYAKCINLDPEHEPDIFNAIKFGSLVENVVMNPKTRELDFYDKSLTENTRVGYPINHIKNAQIPGIGGIPNVVIFLTADAFGVLPPISRLSRDAAIYHFVTGFTSKLAGTERGITEPQPTFSTCFGEPFMPLDPLVYAEMLGKKIELHNTKVFLINTGWSGGPYGVGNRMNLKYTRAMVTAALNGELDEVEYRHDDIFNVEIPQYCPNVPSELLNPIDTWANKEAYGAAARKLAKMFRENFAEKYPNMPEHIVNAGPVFFE is encoded by the coding sequence ATGAAAAAATTGACAAAAGACTTGGAAAAATTAGGAATCGTAAATGTGGCAGAAATTCACAGAAACTTAACACCGTCAGAATTGATTGAGCATGCCTTGAAGAGAGGAGAGGGAACGTTGTCAGATACAGGAGCCTTGGTTGTAACAACAGGGAAATATACTGGGCGTTCGCCTAAGGACAAGTATATTGTTGATACTGCCGGTATTCACGATAAAATTGCCTGGGGAAATGTAAATAAACCAATTGAAAAAGAAAAATTTAATTCTATTTATAATAAATTAATTGCATATTTGCAAAATCGGGAAATTTTTATATTTGATGGAATGGCAGGGGCAGATCCAACTTGCAGACGAAAATTTAGAATAATAAATGAACGGGCAAGCCAAAATTTGTTTATTCATCAATTATTGATACGTCCAACAGAAGAAGAGTTAAATGATTATGGACACGCTGATTTTACAATCATTGCGGCACCTGGATTTAAATGCAATGCCAAAATTGATGGAATAAATTCTTCAGCTGCAATAATTATTAATTATGAAGCAAGAGTTGGGATTATATGCGGAACAGAATATTCTGGGGAAATTAAAAAGAGTGTATTCTCAATAATGAACTTTGTAATGCCTGAAATCGATGTACTGCCTATGCACTGTTCTGCCAATATGGATCCACGAACTGGACAGACTGCTGTATTTTTTGGACTTTCCGGAACAGGGAAAACTACTCTTTCAACAGATCCTAACCGTAAATTAATAGGAGATGACGAACACGGCTGGTCCGATCACAGCATTTTCAACTTTGAGGGAGGATGTTATGCAAAATGTATAAACCTTGATCCTGAACATGAACCAGACATTTTTAATGCAATAAAATTTGGAAGTTTAGTGGAAAATGTTGTAATGAACCCTAAAACACGAGAGCTTGACTTTTATGATAAAAGTTTGACAGAAAATACAAGGGTTGGTTATCCGATTAACCATATAAAAAATGCACAGATTCCAGGAATCGGAGGAATTCCTAATGTTGTAATATTTCTGACAGCAGATGCCTTTGGAGTTTTACCGCCTATTTCCAGACTTTCAAGAGATGCGGCAATCTATCACTTTGTAACAGGATTTACATCTAAACTGGCTGGGACAGAACGTGGAATTACAGAGCCGCAACCTACATTTTCAACTTGTTTTGGAGAACCATTTATGCCATTAGATCCATTAGTTTATGCAGAAATGCTAGGTAAAAAAATAGAACTTCACAACACAAAAGTATTTTTAATAAATACAGGATGGTCTGGCGGCCCTTACGGTGTCGGAAACCGTATGAACTTAAAATATACAAGGGCAATGGTTACTGCTGCACTAAATGGCGAATTAGACGAAGTGGAATACAGACATGATGACATTTTCAACGTGGAAATCCCACAATATTGTCCAAACGTTCCAAGTGAACTGCTAAATCCAATAGACACTTGGGCAAACAAGGAGGCATATGGTGCAGCAGCAAGAAAACTGGCTAAAATGTTTAGAGAAAATTTTGCAGAAAAATATCCGAATATGCCGGAACATATTGTAAATGCAGGGCCAGTATTTTTTGAATAG
- a CDS encoding type III toxin-antitoxin system ToxN/AbiQ family toxin — protein MKLYEISDSYLDYLKSFDNRVLNRLGEKYRHTRKYLGILLKINDCDYIAPLSSPSQTDYLNGAIRKSIIPIVRIVKSKSGEITLLGKIKLSSMVPVYDKSVIKEYDINHEIDTKYKNLVFDQLDFINSNKKLIIKYANTLYRQKIKNFSIGYVNQTVNFLLLEEKSKLYNK, from the coding sequence ATGAAATTATACGAAATAAGTGATAGCTACCTTGATTATTTAAAGTCCTTTGATAACAGAGTATTAAATAGATTAGGGGAAAAATATAGACATACAAGAAAGTATTTGGGAATTTTATTAAAAATTAACGATTGTGATTATATAGCACCTTTGTCATCACCTAGTCAAACAGATTATTTAAATGGAGCTATAAGAAAATCTATTATTCCGATAGTAAGAATTGTTAAATCAAAATCAGGAGAAATAACTTTACTTGGAAAAATAAAGTTGAGCAGTATGGTTCCTGTGTATGATAAATCAGTTATTAAGGAATACGATATAAATCATGAGATTGATACAAAATATAAAAATTTAGTTTTTGATCAATTAGACTTTATAAATTCAAATAAAAAATTAATAATTAAATATGCAAATACGTTATATAGACAAAAAATTAAAAATTTTTCCATTGGATATGTAAATCAAACTGTGAATTTTTTACTTTTGGAAGAAAAATCAAAATTATATAATAAATAA
- a CDS encoding D-glycero-alpha-D-manno-heptose-1,7-bisphosphate 7-phosphatase, whose translation MKNKFILLDRDGVINVEKSYLYKIEDFEYEKNVIEGLRKLHDLGYKFAIITNQAGIARGYYTEDDYLNLQNYIEKDLIKNGIKIEKSYFCPHHPSVDGKYGIECNCRKPNTGNFERAIDEFNIDTENSFMIGDKTTDLIPAEKLGITPVLVKTGYGLKSLEKLKNTNLNPIVANDILDFAKILKNRK comes from the coding sequence ATGAAAAATAAATTTATCCTGCTGGATAGAGATGGTGTAATAAATGTGGAAAAATCATATTTATATAAAATCGAAGATTTTGAATATGAAAAAAATGTAATCGAAGGACTTAGGAAATTACATGATTTAGGCTATAAATTTGCGATTATAACAAATCAGGCGGGAATTGCGAGAGGCTATTACACAGAAGATGATTACTTAAACTTACAGAATTACATCGAAAAGGATTTGATAAAAAATGGTATAAAAATCGAAAAATCATATTTTTGTCCACATCATCCAAGCGTTGATGGAAAATACGGAATTGAATGTAACTGCCGAAAGCCAAATACTGGTAATTTTGAGCGGGCAATAGACGAATTTAATATTGATACAGAAAATTCCTTTATGATAGGTGATAAGACAACTGATTTAATTCCTGCGGAAAAATTGGGAATCACACCAGTTCTGGTAAAAACAGGCTATGGACTAAAAAGTCTTGAAAAATTAAAGAATACCAACTTAAATCCAATTGTTGCAAATGATATTCTGGATTTTGCAAAAATTCTAAAAAATAGAAAATAA
- a CDS encoding peptide ABC transporter substrate-binding protein → MKKLFFILTLLMFVLSCGNKNGGNGSTFTLNIVTEPTSIDPQITTDIPGGTVDELILEGLLRKDKTGKSVAGLAEKWEKSEDGLVWTFHLRDGIKWSNGDPITANDFKAGWLRGLNPDTAAGNASMLFVIKNGENYNAKKVSENEVGIKVIDDKTLQVTLEAPTPYFDDLVTFKSFMPLNQKYYNEVKDKYFTEAEYTISNGPYTLESWTHDSELKFKKNPNYWDAKNVKTDNVVLKIIATDSAVNAFKNKEVDVTAVTFEQAKEFAGKKELVKADDGGIYYLLFNTGENVFKNAKVRRALTMAINREELVNKVLEGSEKTTKAFTPSGIGLNGLEKDFASEVTTDQPKFNAEEAKKLLAEGLREEGLSELPRFEILFNDTGSRKAIAEYIQESLRNNLGANVELDVVSGKERIERTKKRDYQISLMNWTGDFLDPITYLDLFDSTNANNRGDFKNARYDELTKIVKSSADPKVRVPAMLEMEKLISEEQPVTILFQKQKLYLVNQKVKNLGFVSIGGEFFIRDVVMN, encoded by the coding sequence ATGAAAAAATTGTTCTTTATATTGACATTACTGATGTTTGTACTTTCATGCGGAAATAAAAATGGAGGTAATGGCAGCACATTTACATTAAATATTGTTACAGAGCCAACTTCGATTGATCCTCAAATAACTACGGATATTCCAGGTGGGACTGTTGATGAATTGATTTTGGAAGGACTTCTGAGAAAAGACAAAACTGGAAAATCAGTAGCTGGACTTGCTGAAAAATGGGAAAAATCAGAAGACGGACTTGTATGGACGTTTCACTTAAGAGATGGAATAAAATGGAGCAATGGTGATCCAATTACTGCAAACGACTTTAAAGCGGGATGGCTTCGTGGATTAAACCCTGATACAGCAGCAGGTAATGCAAGTATGCTATTTGTAATAAAAAATGGAGAAAATTACAATGCAAAAAAAGTCTCAGAAAATGAAGTTGGAATAAAAGTTATTGATGATAAAACTTTACAAGTAACTTTGGAAGCACCTACTCCATATTTTGATGATTTAGTTACATTCAAGTCATTTATGCCGTTAAATCAGAAATATTATAATGAAGTAAAGGATAAATACTTTACAGAAGCTGAATACACAATTTCAAACGGGCCTTATACATTAGAAAGCTGGACTCATGATTCAGAATTAAAATTCAAGAAAAACCCTAATTACTGGGATGCAAAAAATGTAAAGACAGATAACGTTGTATTAAAGATAATTGCTACAGACTCAGCTGTAAATGCCTTTAAAAATAAAGAAGTTGATGTAACAGCCGTTACATTTGAACAGGCAAAAGAATTTGCTGGAAAAAAAGAACTTGTAAAAGCAGATGATGGTGGAATCTACTATTTACTATTCAACACAGGTGAAAATGTATTTAAAAACGCAAAAGTAAGACGAGCATTAACTATGGCAATAAACAGGGAAGAACTTGTAAATAAAGTTCTTGAAGGTTCTGAAAAAACTACTAAGGCATTCACTCCAAGTGGAATTGGATTAAATGGACTTGAAAAGGACTTTGCTTCTGAAGTTACAACTGATCAGCCTAAATTTAATGCAGAAGAAGCTAAGAAATTATTAGCAGAAGGCCTTAGGGAAGAAGGACTGTCAGAACTTCCAAGATTTGAAATTTTATTTAACGATACAGGAAGCAGAAAAGCCATTGCCGAATACATTCAAGAAAGTTTAAGAAATAACCTGGGTGCAAATGTTGAATTAGACGTTGTAAGCGGTAAGGAACGTATTGAAAGAACTAAAAAAAGGGATTACCAAATTTCCCTTATGAACTGGACTGGAGACTTCTTGGATCCAATTACATATTTAGATTTATTTGACAGCACAAACGCAAACAATCGTGGAGATTTCAAAAATGCAAGATATGACGAATTAACTAAAATTGTAAAAAGCTCTGCTGATCCAAAAGTAAGAGTTCCAGCAATGTTAGAAATGGAAAAACTTATCTCTGAAGAGCAGCCAGTTACAATCCTTTTCCAAAAACAAAAACTTTACTTAGTAAATCAAAAAGTTAAAAATCTAGGATTCGTATCAATTGGTGGAGAATTCTTTATTAGAGATGTTGTAATGAATTAA
- a CDS encoding peptide ABC transporter substrate-binding protein, translating to MKKILVLLMMLIVIISCGKSGGSSKTFTLNLSDEPKSIDPQLSTDVLGGTVDDLITEGLTRKGKDGTFVPGLAEKWDKSADGLVWTFHLRDGIKWSNGDPITANDFKNGWLRALKPETASEYAYMLYAIKNAENYNKKKGTAEQVGIKVIDDKTLEVTLEAPVPYFDSLVAFKTYAPLNQKFFDETGDKYFTEADKTVSSGAYTMESWTHGSEMTFKKNPNYWDNSNVNLETVVYKIIPDNNSALNAFNNKEVDVTAITSEQAKGFKDNPKMVSKNDGSVWYLLFNFNNKTLANLKIRKALLMAIDREGLVNNVLNGYGTAAKTFVPKGIGIKGLNDKDFTEGVPTSILTYNPQEAKKLLEEGLKETGATKFPSMSMLINESGNNKVIAEYIQEQLRKNLGIEIALEAMTAQERFSRMSQKNFDLVFAGWSGDYPDAITYLDLFESTGGNNHGSYKNPQYDALVKTVRSTADQNVRIPALMQIEKIIAEDVPVGVLFHREKQYLVDKKVNGIGFTPIGGEFYFGSLSLK from the coding sequence ATCTATTGATCCGCAATTATCAACAGACGTGCTAGGTGGAACTGTCGATGATCTTATAACGGAAGGATTGACTAGAAAAGGTAAGGATGGGACATTTGTACCAGGGCTTGCTGAAAAATGGGATAAATCTGCTGACGGACTTGTATGGACATTCCATTTAAGAGATGGAATAAAATGGAGCAACGGTGATCCAATTACTGCAAACGACTTTAAAAATGGATGGCTTCGTGCATTAAAACCTGAAACAGCTTCAGAATATGCTTATATGCTTTATGCAATAAAAAATGCCGAAAATTACAACAAGAAAAAAGGAACTGCTGAACAAGTTGGAATAAAAGTTATTGATGATAAGACTCTGGAAGTAACATTGGAAGCTCCAGTTCCATATTTTGACAGCCTGGTGGCATTTAAGACATATGCACCTCTAAATCAGAAATTCTTTGATGAAACAGGTGACAAATATTTTACAGAAGCTGATAAGACTGTATCTTCAGGAGCATATACTATGGAAAGCTGGACACATGGATCAGAAATGACATTCAAAAAAAATCCTAACTACTGGGATAATAGCAACGTAAACCTTGAAACTGTCGTATATAAAATAATTCCTGATAATAATTCAGCATTAAACGCATTTAATAACAAAGAAGTAGATGTAACTGCCATTACATCTGAACAGGCAAAAGGATTCAAGGACAATCCAAAAATGGTTTCTAAAAATGACGGTTCAGTATGGTATCTGCTATTTAACTTTAATAACAAGACATTGGCAAACTTGAAAATCAGAAAAGCACTTCTTATGGCAATCGACAGGGAAGGACTTGTAAATAATGTATTAAATGGATACGGAACAGCAGCAAAGACATTTGTTCCAAAAGGAATTGGGATAAAGGGGCTTAACGACAAAGACTTTACAGAAGGTGTTCCGACTTCAATACTTACATACAATCCTCAGGAAGCGAAAAAATTACTTGAAGAAGGACTGAAGGAAACAGGGGCAACTAAATTCCCTAGTATGTCTATGTTAATCAATGAAAGCGGAAACAACAAAGTTATCGCCGAATATATTCAAGAGCAATTAAGAAAAAATTTAGGCATTGAAATAGCGTTAGAAGCAATGACTGCTCAAGAAAGATTTTCAAGAATGAGTCAAAAAAACTTTGATCTAGTATTTGCAGGATGGTCTGGAGATTACCCTGACGCAATTACATACCTTGATTTATTTGAATCAACAGGTGGAAATAATCACGGTTCATACAAAAATCCTCAATACGATGCATTAGTTAAAACTGTAAGAAGTACAGCTGATCAAAATGTAAGAATTCCTGCACTTATGCAAATTGAAAAAATAATCGCAGAAGATGTACCAGTTGGTGTACTTTTCCACAGAGAAAAACAATATCTGGTTGATAAAAAAGTGAATGGAATTGGATTTACTCCAATTGGTGGAGAATTCTATTTTGGAAGTTTATCATTAAAATAA